CCTTGCGGGCATGCGTGTGACGACGGAAGGCTTCGGCAGGATGGCCTCCATGGTGCTCGGGCGTGCCGGAGAGATTCCCGTACTCTTTACCCTCGAAGGCGGCTACGATCTGAAGGCGCTCGGCGAGTCGGTCGTGGCCGTCGCGAACGCTATGCTTGGAGAACCCCACCCATGAAAGACGCCCTTCTCGAAACCCGTATCGACGACGTGCCGCTTTTTCGGCGCGGCAAGGTGCGCGACATCTACGACCTCGGCGAGCAGCTCCTCATGGTCGCCACCGACCGCATCTCGGCCTACGACGTCATAATGCCGAACGGCATTCCCGGAAAAGGAATCGTGCTTACGCAGATGTCGCTCCTCTGGTTCGAGCAGCTGAAGGACGTCGTTAAAAATCATCTCGTAAGCGCCCAGGTTTCCGATTATCCGAAAATGCTTACACCCCACTACGACACCCTCCATCGGCGCAGCATGCTGGTTTGGAAGATGGAGCCTGTCGAGGTCGAATGCGTCGTGCGGGGCTACCTGGCGGGCTCGGGATGGAAGGATTACCAGAAAACGGGCGCGGTGTGCGGTATCGCGCTTTCCGGAGGGCTGCGCGAGGGTGAGCGCTTGGAGGAGCCGCTCTTCACGCCCGCGACCAAGGCGCACACTGGGCATGACGAGAACATTTCTTTTTCCGAGGTGGAGCGCCTCCTGGGGGCCGAGCTGGCCGAGCGCCTTCGCAGCTTGAGCAT
The DNA window shown above is from Acidobacteriota bacterium and carries:
- a CDS encoding phosphoribosylaminoimidazolesuccinocarboxamide synthase, which translates into the protein MKDALLETRIDDVPLFRRGKVRDIYDLGEQLLMVATDRISAYDVIMPNGIPGKGIVLTQMSLLWFEQLKDVVKNHLVSAQVSDYPKMLTPHYDTLHRRSMLVWKMEPVEVECVVRGYLAGSGWKDYQKTGAVCGIALSGGLREGERLEEPLFTPATKAHTGHDENISFSEVERLLGAELAERLRSLSIEIYRHAADYASSRGFILVDTKFEFGMRDGELFLIDEALTPDSSRFWRAEEYRPGAALPQSFDKQYVRNYLDSIAFNRKPPAPMLSDEVVKNTQRLYLDAYEQLAGEPLSL